The proteins below are encoded in one region of Danio rerio strain Tuebingen ecotype United States chromosome 12, GRCz12tu, whole genome shotgun sequence:
- the socs3b gene encoding suppressor of cytokine signaling 3b produces the protein MVTHSRLDSAMSSSPFEGGVRLPPHRYKTFSSREQYQMVLAAVRKLQESGFYWSTVSGKEASTLLSSEPPGTFLVRDSSDHHHFFTLSVKTATGTKNLRIQCDSSSFFLQTDPRSEQVVPRFDCVLKLIHHYMPSAGTVSSSNAGEGSAYFIYSGGEKIPLELLRPLASSMSSLQHLCRKTLNGHIDVSTKRDQLPHPLQEFLQEYDAPI, from the coding sequence ATGGTAACGCATAGTAGGCTTGACAGCGCCATGAGCAGCAGCCCCTTTGAAGGCGGCGTGCGCCTGCCCCCCCACCGGTACAAGACCTTCAGTTCTCGGGAGCAGTATCAGATGGTGCTCGCGGCTGTGCGCAAACTGCAGGAGAGTGGCTTCTACTGGAGCACCGTGAGCGGGAAGGAGGCCAGCACTCTGCTGAGCTCCGAGCCCCCAGGCACCTTCCTGGTGCGGGACAGCTCGGACCATCACCACTTCTTCACGCTCAGTGTGAAAACGGCCACAGGCACCAAAAACCTGCGCATCCAGTGCGATTCCTCCTCCTTTTTCCTGCAGACTGACCCGCGGAGCGAACAGGTGGTGCCGCGCTTCGATTGTGTCCTCAAACTCATCCATCATTACATGCCCTCAGCCGGGACAGTGAGTTCCTCCAATGCTGGAGAAGGAAGTGCGTACTTCATTTACTCAGGAGGTGAAAAGATCCCCCTGGAGCTCCTGCGTCCGCTGGCATCCAGCATGTCTAGTCTGCAGCATCTATGTCGAAAGACTTTAAACGGTCATATAGACGTGTCCACCAAACGGGACCAGCTGCCTCATCCACTCCAAGAGTTCCTCCAGGAGTACGATGCTCCCATCTAG